The following proteins come from a genomic window of Flavobacteriaceae bacterium MAR_2010_188:
- a CDS encoding membrane fusion protein, Cu(I)/Ag(I) efflux system — translation MKKYIIYIGILVVGLILGYLIFGGRAETTKAAKNISDTSENSTDQNQMWTCSMHPQIMQPEPGDCPICGMDLIPAETSADNIGANEIKMSENAMALANIQTTIVGNISATDQNEMQLSGKIVANEEANAVQASYFEGRIEKLNVSFTGEELRKGQLLATIYAPTLVAAQQELITASSMKASQPQLYQAVRNKLKLWKLSESQIDQIEASGQVRENFPIYATVSGTVSQKMAEEGDYVKQGQPIVKVNDLGSVWASFDVYENQISQLKEGQKITVVTNAYPNKEFEATVTFIDPTLNTKSRTLSVRTTLNNKEDLLKPGMFVTGKIAIEAGTSTSTQITIPSTAVLWTGNRSLVYVKTNPNEPIFEMREVTLGNKNSDVYTITKGLSNGDEVVTNGTFTVDAAAQLQGKRSMMNAKKESSTKDSSLINTISIKRYEVSKPFKEQLNAVLTAYFSLKEALVNDNSEKAKSSAESLKERLAKVDMSLLKGEAHAHWMTLQKELNTSTISISTSSDIEKQRKEFIYLSAHLINAVKAYGVDGKVYVDFCPMANNNVGAHWLSQEKEILNPYFGSDMLTCGSVTEEIK, via the coding sequence ATGAAAAAATATATCATTTACATTGGCATTTTAGTGGTCGGTCTCATTCTGGGCTATTTGATTTTTGGAGGTCGGGCTGAAACGACGAAAGCAGCAAAAAACATATCGGATACTTCCGAGAATTCTACGGACCAAAATCAAATGTGGACCTGCTCAATGCACCCACAGATTATGCAACCCGAGCCCGGGGATTGCCCAATTTGCGGAATGGACTTAATTCCCGCTGAGACCTCGGCAGATAATATTGGTGCAAATGAAATTAAGATGAGCGAGAATGCAATGGCATTAGCAAATATCCAAACTACGATAGTTGGAAATATCTCTGCAACTGACCAGAATGAGATGCAACTTTCAGGTAAAATCGTAGCAAATGAAGAAGCGAACGCAGTGCAGGCAAGTTATTTTGAAGGTCGAATCGAAAAATTGAATGTTAGCTTTACGGGTGAAGAGTTGCGGAAAGGTCAACTTTTGGCAACGATTTATGCTCCGACGCTTGTCGCAGCTCAGCAAGAATTGATTACGGCTTCTAGTATGAAAGCTAGTCAACCACAATTATACCAAGCGGTTAGGAATAAATTAAAACTTTGGAAACTCTCTGAAAGTCAAATCGACCAAATTGAAGCTTCTGGACAGGTGAGGGAGAACTTTCCTATTTACGCGACGGTTTCTGGGACTGTTTCCCAAAAAATGGCGGAAGAAGGAGATTACGTTAAGCAAGGACAGCCAATTGTTAAGGTCAATGATCTTGGGTCTGTTTGGGCATCTTTCGATGTTTATGAAAATCAGATTTCCCAACTTAAGGAAGGCCAAAAAATTACTGTGGTTACCAATGCCTATCCCAACAAGGAATTTGAGGCGACGGTAACGTTTATAGATCCCACCCTAAATACAAAATCAAGAACACTGTCCGTACGCACCACCTTAAACAATAAAGAAGACCTTTTAAAACCAGGAATGTTCGTTACAGGTAAGATAGCCATAGAAGCAGGTACTTCAACTAGTACACAAATTACCATTCCATCGACGGCTGTGCTCTGGACCGGAAATAGATCGTTGGTTTATGTAAAGACCAATCCCAATGAACCCATTTTTGAGATGCGGGAAGTGACTTTAGGGAATAAAAATTCTGATGTGTATACTATCACGAAAGGATTATCTAATGGGGATGAGGTTGTTACCAACGGAACCTTTACTGTAGATGCTGCGGCGCAATTACAAGGTAAAAGAAGTATGATGAATGCAAAGAAAGAGTCCTCGACTAAGGATTCATCTCTAATAAATACGATAAGCATAAAGCGTTACGAAGTTTCAAAACCGTTTAAAGAGCAACTCAATGCGGTTTTAACAGCCTATTTTTCACTTAAAGAAGCGCTGGTAAATGATAATTCTGAAAAAGCGAAGTCTTCGGCCGAAAGCTTGAAAGAGAGATTAGCTAAAGTCGATATGTCCTTATTAAAAGGGGAGGCCCACGCCCATTGGATGACCCTTCAAAAAGAATTAAATACCTCAACAATTAGCATAAGTACTAGTTCTGATATCGAAAAGCAGAGAAAGGAATTTATCTATTTATCAGCCCACCTGATCAACGCGGTGAAAGCTTATGGAGTTGATGGGAAGGTTTACGTGGATTTTTGTCCTATGGCCAATAATAATGTCGGCGCCCATTGGCTGAGCCAAGAAAAGGAAATATTAAACCCTTATTTTGGATCTGATATGTTGACTTGTGGAAGTGTTACTGAGGAAATAAAATAA
- a CDS encoding Copper chaperone CopZ has protein sequence MKSNFNFFIVLILVLSNSTGFAQIKNPITESIRIFGNCNMCKSTIEDAGNLKNQAKVVWDKDSKLAQITFDSKQTNRDEILKRIALAGYDSDEYLAPNTAYSQLAECCKYERQNKQPTIAMDHTKMDLPAGQAGMKMPPSENHMDMDMPASEKHSDMKMPATEKHTEMAMSEMKDTNRLDALFTSYFALKDALVKTNATSAAANSSELLNALKDLKIESLKAAEKTAVTMVMPSLIDAAKSISATKDIGKQRESFKGLSKNMHAIISIFNSPETIYYQYCPMQDANWLSKEKTVKNPYYGSEMLSCGSVVETIQTKN, from the coding sequence ATGAAATCAAATTTCAATTTTTTTATAGTACTCATATTAGTGTTATCAAATTCTACGGGCTTCGCACAAATAAAAAACCCTATAACCGAATCCATAAGAATATTCGGTAATTGCAATATGTGCAAATCGACCATTGAAGACGCAGGAAATCTTAAAAACCAGGCTAAGGTGGTCTGGGACAAAGACAGCAAATTAGCCCAGATAACCTTCGATTCAAAACAAACAAATCGGGACGAAATTTTGAAACGTATTGCTTTGGCGGGTTATGACAGCGATGAGTATTTAGCACCGAATACCGCCTATTCTCAGCTTGCGGAATGCTGCAAATACGAAAGACAGAACAAACAGCCTACAATAGCTATGGACCACACTAAAATGGACCTTCCTGCCGGACAGGCAGGTATGAAAATGCCACCTTCTGAAAATCATATGGATATGGATATGCCAGCATCTGAAAAGCATTCGGATATGAAAATGCCTGCTACTGAAAAACATACGGAGATGGCTATGTCTGAAATGAAGGACACAAATAGGTTGGACGCATTGTTCACCAGTTATTTTGCCCTAAAAGATGCCTTGGTAAAAACCAACGCCACATCTGCTGCCGCTAATTCATCGGAGTTATTGAACGCATTAAAGGACTTGAAAATAGAATCGCTAAAAGCAGCAGAGAAAACCGCTGTCACCATGGTTATGCCGTCTTTGATTGATGCCGCAAAAAGTATTTCAGCTACCAAGGATATCGGTAAGCAACGGGAAAGTTTCAAAGGGCTGTCAAAAAATATGCACGCTATCATTTCTATTTTCAATTCCCCTGAAACAATTTATTATCAATATTGCCCAATGCAGGATGCCAATTGGTTGAGCAAGGAAAAGACCGTAAAGAATCCTTATTACGGTTCAGAGATGTTAAGCTGTGGCTCGGTTGTAGAAACGATCCAGACTAAAAATTGA